From the Nodularia sp. NIES-3585 genome, one window contains:
- a CDS encoding SagB/ThcOx family dehydrogenase: protein MPEIRESIAQHYHERTKYDPETLASKSQGLDWAKQPVPFKEYKIGTTFDLKPYIQDTSETFANNPDSQWWQRLSRLLFRSYGLTARMPSMGSAVYLRAAPSAGGLYPAEVYLVSRGTPLLPPGLYNYQCRTHSLMHYWESDVWQGLQEACFWHPAIENTQLAMIITGVFYRSAWRYEDRAYRRIFLDTGHLLGNIELAAAMNDYRPHLIGGFVDEAINNLLYIDSQQEGAIAVLPLADLLDIQQNLPVGCTALPSACETNYPPIPDGELLKYFHRHTQIQPSVTGKLNLPTVKPEKILEDKYNFPFCLKIPTATRPIFWGAKLSDLETTMYKRRSTRAYSGDNLNFDELKSLLDFTYQSQNYIDQGLDSSPDYFDVNLIETFIAVSGVTGLDSGCYYYAPKAQELRQIRFKNFRRELHFLCLGQDLGRDAAAVLFHTADLKAAIAQYGDRVYRYLHMDAGHLGQRLNLAATNLSVGVSGIGGFFDDQVNEILGIPADEAVIYVTTLGRPR from the coding sequence ATGCCAGAAATACGCGAATCCATCGCTCAACACTACCACGAACGCACTAAATACGATCCTGAGACTCTAGCCTCTAAGTCTCAGGGGTTAGACTGGGCTAAACAGCCAGTGCCGTTTAAAGAGTACAAAATTGGGACAACTTTTGATCTCAAACCCTATATCCAAGACACTTCAGAGACGTTTGCTAATAACCCGGATTCTCAATGGTGGCAAAGACTTTCACGGTTATTATTCCGCAGTTATGGACTGACGGCAAGAATGCCTTCAATGGGGAGTGCGGTATATTTACGAGCTGCTCCCAGTGCAGGGGGGTTATATCCAGCGGAAGTGTATCTCGTTTCCCGTGGTACGCCGTTATTACCGCCGGGATTATATAACTACCAATGTCGGACTCATTCTTTGATGCATTATTGGGAAAGTGATGTTTGGCAGGGTTTGCAAGAAGCTTGTTTTTGGCATCCCGCCATTGAAAATACCCAATTGGCAATGATCATAACTGGGGTTTTTTATCGTTCAGCATGGCGATATGAAGATAGAGCCTATCGCCGCATATTTTTAGATACAGGGCATTTGCTGGGCAATATCGAGCTAGCTGCGGCGATGAATGACTATCGCCCCCACTTGATTGGTGGTTTTGTGGATGAAGCCATCAATAATTTACTTTATATAGATTCGCAACAAGAAGGTGCGATCGCTGTCCTGCCTCTGGCAGACTTATTAGATATCCAGCAAAATTTACCAGTGGGTTGTACAGCCTTACCCTCAGCCTGCGAAACTAATTATCCACCCATTCCCGATGGTGAACTGCTGAAATATTTTCATCGTCACACCCAAATTCAACCAAGTGTAACTGGTAAACTCAATTTACCCACAGTCAAGCCAGAAAAAATCTTAGAGGATAAATACAATTTTCCTTTCTGTCTCAAAATTCCCACAGCTACCAGACCGATTTTCTGGGGCGCAAAACTTTCAGATTTGGAAACCACCATGTATAAGCGACGTTCTACCCGCGCCTACAGTGGTGACAATTTAAACTTCGATGAACTCAAAAGCTTACTCGATTTTACCTATCAATCACAAAATTACATCGACCAAGGTTTAGATAGTTCTCCAGACTACTTTGATGTGAATTTAATTGAAACATTTATTGCTGTCAGTGGGGTGACAGGTCTAGACTCAGGCTGTTATTATTACGCACCCAAAGCCCAAGAATTAAGACAAATTCGCTTCAAAAACTTTCGCAGAGAGTTACACTTTCTCTGCTTGGGACAAGACTTAGGGAGGGATGCAGCCGCCGTATTGTTCCATACCGCTGATCTTAAAGCCGCGATCGCACAATATGGCGATCGCGTTTACCGTTATTTACACATGGATGCTGGACATTTAGGACAACGCTTGAACTTAGCCGCAACTAACCTGAGTGTAGGTGTCAGTGGTATTGGTGGCTTCTTTGACGACCAAGTAAACGAGATTTTAGGCATTCCCGCAGACGAAGCCGTGATATACGTGACAACACTGGGAAGGCCGAGGTAA
- the ilvC gene encoding ketol-acid reductoisomerase → MARMYYDEDANLDLLAGKTIAIIGYGSQGHAHALNLKDSGLNVIVGLYPGSKSAAKAEAAGLTVKPVADAAKAADFIMILLPDEVQKTVYTNEIEPNLQSGNVVAFAHGFNIHFSQVVPPANVDVVMVAPKGPGHLVRRTYEQGQGVPALFAVYQDASGQARDRAMAYARGIGGTRAGILETTFREETETDLFGEQAVLCGGLSALIKAGFETLVEAGYQPELAYFECLHEVKLIVDLVVEGGLAQMRDSISNTAEYGDYTRGPRIVNETTKAEMKKILSEIQSGQFAREFVLENQSGKPGFTAMRRQEAEHPIEEVGKDLRAMFSWLKKV, encoded by the coding sequence ATGGCCCGGATGTATTATGACGAAGATGCCAATTTAGACCTTTTGGCTGGAAAAACAATTGCCATTATTGGCTATGGTTCCCAAGGTCATGCCCACGCCCTTAATCTGAAAGATAGTGGTTTGAATGTAATTGTGGGACTATATCCGGGTAGTAAGTCAGCAGCAAAAGCCGAAGCAGCTGGTTTAACTGTAAAACCTGTCGCCGATGCTGCGAAAGCTGCTGATTTCATCATGATTTTGTTACCTGATGAAGTCCAAAAGACAGTTTACACAAACGAGATTGAACCAAATCTGCAATCAGGAAACGTTGTCGCCTTCGCCCACGGATTTAATATTCACTTTAGCCAAGTTGTACCACCTGCTAACGTAGACGTGGTAATGGTAGCACCCAAAGGTCCCGGACATTTAGTGCGCCGGACTTATGAACAAGGACAAGGCGTACCAGCGCTGTTTGCAGTTTATCAAGATGCTAGTGGTCAGGCACGCGATCGCGCCATGGCATACGCTAGAGGTATCGGTGGTACACGCGCCGGAATTCTCGAAACCACATTCCGCGAAGAAACCGAAACAGACTTGTTTGGTGAACAAGCAGTATTGTGCGGTGGTTTAAGCGCCTTAATTAAAGCTGGCTTTGAAACCTTAGTCGAAGCTGGTTATCAACCAGAATTGGCTTACTTTGAATGTCTTCACGAAGTCAAATTGATTGTTGACTTGGTTGTAGAAGGTGGACTAGCCCAAATGCGCGACAGCATTTCTAACACTGCTGAATATGGCGATTACACCCGTGGACCTCGCATCGTCAACGAAACAACCAAAGCTGAAATGAAGAAGATTCTCAGCGAAATTCAATCTGGGCAATTTGCGCGGGAATTCGTCTTAGAAAATCAATCTGGTAAACCAGGATTTACCGCCATGCGCCGCCAAGAAGCCGAACATCCCATTGAAGAAGTCGGCAAAGACTTACGCGCCATGTTTAGCTGGTTAAAGAAAGTTTAA
- a CDS encoding DUF5615 family PIN-like protein, which translates to MKLLLDQGLPLSAADLLREAGIDTLHVGEIGMSAAEDLEIIQKAREDRRTVATLDADFHTLLTINEATFPSVIRIRIERLRAQAITNLLLNVIRECEEDLEHGAAVTVEPNRIRIRRLPLLPNI; encoded by the coding sequence ATGAAACTGTTGCTTGATCAGGGTCTACCCCTTTCTGCTGCGGACTTGCTAAGAGAGGCTGGTATTGATACGCTTCATGTGGGTGAAATCGGTATGTCAGCCGCAGAAGACTTGGAAATTATTCAAAAAGCACGAGAGGATCGGCGTACCGTTGCAACGCTAGATGCAGATTTTCACACATTACTAACAATCAATGAAGCAACGTTTCCTTCTGTGATTCGGATTCGCATTGAAAGGTTACGCGCCCAGGCAATAACTAATTTACTATTAAATGTTATCCGCGAGTGTGAAGAAGATTTAGAGCATGGTGCAGCAGTGACTGTAGAACCGAACCGGATTCGGATTCGTCGTCTACCGTTATTGCCCAATATTTAA
- a CDS encoding AI-2E family transporter, whose product MTNDQRKSVSLSDLLLIVAVFFLVVLLWQLRSLILTLMIAVVLAAAIAPLVNAAEKLRFPRWLGVIIVYVSLIFGLIGAGLIIGPSVSEQIQRLASKLPIYLDNLWIAAENFALRLGITQIESVEEFFDLQSLTNWLFRSSQQLVVRSFGFTRGFIGGVVNLILALVMSAYMVAGSKNLVKGLVSLFPQPWDERLADQVIPISRRMGGYIQGRVLVSAILGVVITLGLRILGLSEFALALGVIAGFTNLIPFVGPVLGAIPALIVAIPQSGLTFLWVLLLFVLIQNLETYVLDPLLVGSSVRVRPLYQLLAVLGGTQVLGIIGAVIVPPWVAGVGVLVENLYLQPKLLNEQKSGISPLSISSDIEATSDSG is encoded by the coding sequence ATGACTAATGACCAGCGTAAGTCTGTTTCCTTATCTGACCTCTTGCTAATTGTCGCCGTTTTCTTTCTGGTAGTCTTACTGTGGCAATTACGGAGTTTAATATTAACTTTAATGATAGCGGTAGTATTGGCAGCTGCGATCGCGCCATTAGTGAACGCCGCCGAAAAATTGCGTTTTCCCCGTTGGCTAGGCGTAATTATCGTATACGTTAGCCTAATTTTTGGTTTAATTGGCGCAGGTTTAATCATTGGGCCATCCGTTTCGGAACAAATTCAGCGATTAGCTAGCAAATTGCCAATTTATCTAGATAACTTATGGATTGCAGCGGAAAACTTTGCTCTACGATTGGGAATCACTCAAATCGAGTCAGTAGAAGAATTTTTCGACCTCCAATCCCTGACTAATTGGTTATTTCGTTCTAGTCAGCAACTAGTTGTGCGTTCCTTTGGCTTTACACGTGGCTTTATTGGCGGCGTAGTAAATTTGATTTTAGCCTTAGTCATGTCCGCCTATATGGTGGCTGGAAGCAAAAACTTAGTCAAAGGTTTAGTGAGTTTGTTTCCCCAACCGTGGGACGAACGTCTAGCCGACCAAGTTATACCTATTTCTCGCCGCATGGGGGGTTATATTCAAGGGCGAGTTTTAGTTTCAGCCATTTTAGGTGTAGTGATTACCCTGGGTTTGAGGATTTTAGGACTATCAGAATTTGCCTTAGCCCTGGGTGTAATTGCTGGATTTACGAATTTAATTCCCTTTGTCGGTCCAGTTTTAGGGGCAATTCCCGCTTTAATTGTAGCAATACCTCAAAGTGGTTTAACTTTTCTCTGGGTGTTGCTGTTATTTGTGTTAATCCAAAATTTGGAAACCTATGTACTTGACCCCTTGTTGGTAGGTTCGTCAGTGCGAGTCCGGCCTTTATATCAACTTTTAGCCGTACTGGGAGGAACACAAGTTTTAGGCATTATTGGCGCTGTCATTGTCCCGCCTTGGGTAGCCGGTGTCGGCGTATTGGTGGAAAATCTTTATTTACAACCGAAATTGTTGAATGAACAAAAATCTGGTATTTCCCCACTTTCGATAAGTTCAGATATTGAAGCAACATCAGATTCAGGTTAA
- a CDS encoding GTP-binding protein, with amino-acid sequence MQSVVSSEFTAMDAPKQGMPVTIITGFLGSGKTTLLNHILSNQQGVKTAVLVNEFGEIGIDNELIVSTEENMVALSNGCICCTINNDLVDAVYQVLERQENLDYLVVETTGLADPLPVALTFLGTELRDLTRLDSIITVVDAANYSLDLFNSEAAYSQIAYGDIIILNKSDLVDEAALNDLERKINDVKEGARIIRSERSQVPLPLILSVGLFASEKYFDEADKHDHDHEHHDHDHSKCDHEDDHEHHHHDHSHHLENDGFTSISFQSYQPFAIRKFQYFLDNELPANIFRAKGIIWFDESPNRHIFHLCGKRFTLDDDEWKGTPKTQLVLIGQDLDRDSLISQLESCVCVPSAS; translated from the coding sequence ATGCAATCAGTAGTTAGTTCCGAATTTACAGCAATGGATGCGCCTAAGCAAGGAATGCCAGTCACCATTATTACTGGTTTTCTTGGTAGCGGCAAAACAACTTTATTGAATCATATCCTCAGTAATCAACAAGGTGTGAAAACTGCTGTATTAGTGAATGAATTTGGAGAAATTGGCATTGATAATGAGCTAATTGTCTCTACCGAAGAGAATATGGTGGCTCTCAGCAATGGTTGTATTTGCTGCACTATTAATAATGATTTAGTAGATGCAGTTTACCAAGTTTTAGAACGCCAAGAAAATCTCGATTATTTGGTGGTAGAAACAACTGGATTAGCTGACCCGTTACCAGTGGCTTTAACCTTTCTCGGTACAGAATTACGAGATTTAACTCGCCTCGATTCGATTATTACCGTAGTAGATGCAGCTAACTACAGTCTGGATCTATTTAACTCTGAGGCGGCATATAGTCAAATTGCCTACGGTGATATCATTATCCTGAATAAATCAGACTTGGTTGATGAGGCGGCTTTGAATGATTTGGAACGCAAAATCAATGATGTCAAAGAAGGTGCTAGAATTATTCGCAGCGAGCGATCGCAAGTTCCACTGCCTTTAATTCTCAGTGTGGGTCTGTTTGCGTCTGAAAAGTATTTTGATGAAGCAGATAAACATGATCACGATCATGAACACCATGATCATGATCACTCAAAATGTGACCACGAAGATGATCATGAACATCATCACCATGATCATTCCCACCATTTAGAAAATGATGGCTTTACCTCTATCTCTTTCCAAAGTTATCAGCCTTTTGCGATCAGAAAGTTTCAGTATTTCTTAGATAATGAATTACCCGCAAATATTTTCCGGGCTAAGGGGATTATCTGGTTTGATGAAAGTCCTAATCGTCATATTTTCCACCTTTGCGGTAAACGTTTTACTTTGGATGATGATGAATGGAAAGGTACACCGAAAACTCAGTTGGTGCTGATTGGTCAAGATTTGGATCGTGATTCTTTGATTTCTCAGTTGGAAAGCTGCGTTTGTGTTCCTTCTGCAAGCTGA
- a CDS encoding DUF433 domain-containing protein, whose protein sequence is MSLNRITSNPARMNGQPCIRDLRLTVRRVIELLATYSDREELRREFPELEDEDIQQALIYASSYLDDRIINLPTSYETVA, encoded by the coding sequence ATGAGTTTGAACCGGATTACCAGCAATCCTGCTCGAATGAACGGACAGCCCTGCATTCGAGATTTACGGCTCACTGTTCGTCGCGTCATTGAGTTACTGGCAACTTATAGTGACAGAGAGGAACTGCGGCGAGAGTTTCCTGAGTTGGAAGATGAGGATATTCAGCAGGCTTTGATTTACGCATCTTCTTATCTTGATGATCGTATTATTAATTTGCCGACAAGCTATGAAACTGTTGCTTGA
- a CDS encoding aldo/keto reductase — translation METKQLGNTGVYVSTIGLGGMPMSIYDHPPESQSIAVIHRALELGITFIDTADSYCKDESEKHHNERLIHQALTTYKGDISQVIVATKGGLMRPDGSWERNGNPEHLRQTIRESFEILGGDKPIDLWQYHSPDPNYTIEASLAAAKEAVEAGLIRFVGVSNFSVEQIKQARDVVDIVSVQNQYSPWERQPETDGVLQYCEQEKITFLPWSPFGGMRRHRNLSDIQAIAQLAQEKNVSLYCIVLAWLRSKSPCILPIPGASKVSSIEDTVTALDVKLSPQEVQKIDHAT, via the coding sequence ATGGAAACTAAACAACTAGGAAACACAGGTGTATACGTGAGTACAATCGGCTTGGGTGGAATGCCCATGTCAATATACGATCACCCCCCGGAATCCCAATCAATTGCAGTCATTCATCGCGCCTTAGAGTTGGGGATTACATTTATTGATACTGCTGACTCTTACTGCAAAGATGAATCAGAAAAGCATCACAACGAGCGATTAATTCACCAAGCACTGACAACTTACAAAGGTGATATTAGTCAAGTAATAGTAGCTACCAAAGGCGGTTTAATGCGTCCTGATGGTAGTTGGGAACGTAACGGCAACCCAGAACATTTACGCCAAACAATTCGGGAAAGCTTTGAGATTTTAGGAGGAGACAAACCCATTGATTTGTGGCAATACCATTCACCTGATCCTAATTACACCATAGAAGCATCCCTGGCAGCAGCCAAAGAAGCCGTAGAAGCCGGTTTAATTCGATTTGTGGGAGTTTCTAACTTTTCTGTAGAACAAATTAAACAAGCACGGGATGTCGTGGATATTGTCTCTGTGCAGAATCAATACAGTCCTTGGGAACGACAGCCAGAAACCGATGGCGTGCTGCAATATTGTGAACAGGAAAAAATCACCTTTTTGCCTTGGAGTCCCTTTGGTGGAATGCGTCGTCATCGCAACTTGTCAGATATTCAGGCGATCGCGCAATTAGCCCAAGAAAAAAACGTATCACTATACTGTATCGTCTTAGCATGGTTGCGTTCCAAATCGCCCTGTATTTTGCCCATTCCTGGCGCTAGCAAAGTTTCCAGCATCGAAGACACAGTAACTGCGCTAGATGTGAAACTATCGCCTCAAGAAGTCCAGAAAATTGATCACGCCACTTAG
- the cysS gene encoding cysteine--tRNA ligase yields MTLTLYNTLTRRQEAFATVEPGKVKMYYCGVTVYDYCHLGHARACIVWDVVRRYLQFIGYEVRYIQNFTDIDDKILKRSREEHSSMEAVAERYINAYFEDMGRLGIKPADEYPRATHTMNGIQRLIHELENKGFAYPANGDVYYAVRRFNEYGKLSGRKLEDMQAGASDRVQVEDPEYQKKKDPFDFALWKAAKPGEPAWESSWGPGRPGWHIECSAMVRDRLGETIDIHAGGADLIFPHHENEIAQSEAVTGKPLATYWLHNGMVKVDGEKMSKSLGNFTTIRDLLDRDVEPMAVRLFVLMAQYRKPIDFTDEAIAAATNGWHTLKEGLLFGYEYGGVGSGEWGVTSTTLSNRGSGEKLTSEIHIQRFQEAVNDDFNFPGGLTVLFELAKELRRQGNIIVHQGKSETSPEELQKQWHTLVMLAEVFGLVAQPEAETVKIEGLTDTEIEELIQQRQAARKAKNFAASDRIRDQLQAEGITLIDSRDGTRWHR; encoded by the coding sequence ATGACCCTAACTCTTTACAATACTCTCACCCGTCGTCAAGAAGCATTTGCAACAGTGGAACCAGGTAAGGTGAAGATGTACTACTGCGGTGTGACGGTGTATGATTACTGCCATTTGGGTCATGCCAGAGCTTGTATAGTGTGGGATGTAGTTCGTCGTTACCTCCAGTTTATCGGTTATGAGGTGCGCTATATCCAAAATTTTACCGATATTGATGACAAAATTCTCAAGCGATCGCGCGAAGAACATTCATCGATGGAAGCTGTGGCGGAACGTTATATCAACGCCTATTTTGAGGATATGGGACGTTTGGGAATTAAACCAGCTGATGAATATCCCCGTGCAACTCACACCATGAATGGGATTCAGCGCTTAATTCATGAGTTGGAAAATAAAGGTTTTGCGTACCCTGCCAACGGTGACGTTTACTATGCAGTCCGGCGGTTTAATGAATATGGTAAGCTTTCTGGGCGCAAATTAGAAGATATGCAAGCCGGGGCAAGCGATCGCGTACAGGTAGAAGATCCAGAATATCAGAAAAAGAAAGACCCCTTTGATTTTGCCCTGTGGAAAGCCGCCAAACCAGGAGAACCCGCTTGGGAATCATCTTGGGGGCCAGGTCGTCCGGGATGGCATATAGAATGCTCGGCAATGGTGCGCGATCGCTTGGGTGAGACAATAGACATTCATGCTGGTGGTGCTGACTTAATTTTTCCCCACCATGAAAACGAAATTGCCCAATCAGAAGCAGTCACAGGTAAACCCCTAGCGACTTACTGGCTACATAACGGCATGGTCAAAGTCGATGGTGAGAAAATGTCCAAATCCTTGGGCAACTTTACCACCATTCGGGACTTGCTAGATAGAGACGTTGAGCCAATGGCAGTGAGGTTATTTGTCCTCATGGCACAATATCGTAAACCAATTGATTTTACCGACGAAGCGATCGCAGCTGCAACTAACGGCTGGCACACCCTCAAAGAAGGTTTACTCTTTGGCTATGAATACGGCGGAGTGGGGAGTGGGGAGTGGGGAGTTACTTCGACTACGCTCAGTAACCGGGGGAGTGGGGAAAAGCTAACTTCAGAAATTCACATCCAGCGTTTCCAGGAAGCTGTAAATGATGACTTTAATTTTCCCGGTGGGTTAACGGTGTTATTTGAGTTAGCCAAGGAACTGCGCCGCCAAGGCAATATTATTGTGCATCAGGGAAAAAGTGAAACTTCTCCAGAAGAGTTACAAAAACAGTGGCACACATTGGTGATGTTAGCAGAAGTATTTGGTTTAGTCGCCCAACCAGAAGCGGAAACTGTGAAAATTGAAGGTTTAACTGATACCGAAATTGAAGAGTTAATTCAACAACGACAAGCAGCCCGTAAAGCCAAGAATTTTGCCGCAAGCGATCGCATCCGTGACCAATTACAGGCAGAAGGTATTACATTAATTGATAGCCGTGATGGTACTCGCTGGCATCGTTAG
- a CDS encoding DUF4349 domain-containing protein translates to MQVSTKSPQKSVVLVSALLGGVIFSSCAASVQPSLEQALSSSDRPQNIAAAPPTISESMPQQAEAAPVPRARPQLIKKAAMTVIVNSVSQSIDAVSQIINQQQGDLIGLNERQPTRETSRHTASMTLRVPQNLLEPTIKELAKLGTVSNRNITAEDVGDRLVDFQARLNNLQRTEANLQKIMDRAGSIPDVLKVAQELNNVRQSIEQIDAQLKSLQNQVAYSTITLNLEAAISSSSPQITLASQIQETWNKSTNSLGALSISLLKLGIWLMVYSPLWLILAAGIYGFIRWRRTQRSILADIPESTHSD, encoded by the coding sequence ATGCAAGTCTCGACGAAATCGCCACAAAAATCTGTTGTGTTGGTGAGTGCTTTATTGGGTGGGGTGATATTTAGTAGTTGTGCTGCTTCTGTGCAGCCATCGTTAGAGCAGGCTTTGTCTTCGAGCGATCGCCCGCAAAATATAGCCGCAGCACCGCCTACAATTAGTGAAAGTATGCCCCAACAGGCGGAAGCTGCACCAGTACCCCGCGCCCGGCCTCAACTGATTAAAAAGGCTGCAATGACTGTAATTGTCAACTCTGTCAGTCAGAGTATCGATGCTGTCTCTCAAATTATTAATCAACAACAAGGGGATTTAATCGGTTTAAACGAACGTCAGCCGACACGGGAAACTTCTCGCCATACTGCATCAATGACGCTGCGAGTTCCGCAAAACCTTCTAGAACCTACTATCAAAGAATTAGCTAAATTAGGCACTGTGAGTAATCGTAATATTACCGCAGAAGATGTGGGCGATCGCTTAGTGGATTTTCAAGCGAGATTAAATAACCTCCAACGCACTGAAGCTAATTTGCAAAAAATTATGGATCGGGCTGGTTCCATCCCAGATGTGCTAAAAGTGGCTCAAGAACTTAATAACGTCCGACAATCCATAGAACAAATTGATGCCCAATTAAAAAGCTTACAAAATCAAGTTGCATATTCCACCATTACCCTGAACCTAGAAGCAGCTATATCTAGCAGCAGTCCCCAGATTACCTTAGCGTCGCAAATTCAGGAAACCTGGAATAAATCCACTAACTCATTAGGTGCATTGAGTATCAGCTTGTTAAAATTGGGTATTTGGTTGATGGTTTATAGTCCCCTATGGTTAATTTTAGCTGCTGGTATTTATGGCTTTATCCGTTGGCGGCGAACCCAGAGGTCAATTTTGGCAGATATTCCAGAATCAACTCATTCGGATTAA
- a CDS encoding GUN4 domain-containing protein, with translation MEQPKFDVFLAHNSLDKPEVIKIAQYLKKNGLNPWLDKEQIFAGDNIQKVVSQGISQSKVGAFFISQNGLGTFQENLELGAIINLFLKKNNAKGFRVIPILLPGINDIPEDLYYLSQWAWIKFTSSNDEEALENLIRGIRGRSAAVQEQPVTAIPETPRIIQHSSSLTTPSQPDKKASFVNSHLGVQPNISADQAEEILNSRLNIQPPTATDNLDSEKGIDYTRLRDLLAAENWKEADQETYRVMIKAVGKKEGDWFTEGELLNFPCTDLRTIDRLWVKYSNGHFGFSVQKEIYLSVGGKADGNYDSEAWKKFGDRVGWRVNGSWIRYSNVTFDTSSPRGHLPINIFVVWLRLELIRGSKFSSLASKLVNCNI, from the coding sequence ATGGAACAGCCTAAGTTTGATGTTTTTCTTGCTCACAATAGTTTAGACAAGCCAGAAGTTATAAAAATTGCTCAATATCTGAAAAAAAATGGTTTAAATCCGTGGTTAGATAAGGAACAAATTTTTGCGGGAGACAATATTCAGAAAGTTGTCTCCCAAGGGATTTCGCAGTCTAAAGTAGGTGCTTTTTTTATTAGTCAAAATGGATTAGGGACTTTTCAGGAGAATCTTGAACTTGGTGCAATAATCAACCTTTTTCTGAAAAAAAACAACGCAAAAGGTTTTCGCGTGATTCCCATCTTGCTCCCTGGTATTAATGATATTCCAGAGGATTTATATTATTTGAGTCAATGGGCTTGGATTAAATTCACTAGTTCAAATGATGAAGAAGCATTAGAAAATTTAATACGTGGCATTAGAGGTCGAAGTGCAGCAGTACAAGAGCAACCAGTGACTGCAATCCCGGAGACACCGCGGATAATTCAGCATTCATCATCTCTCACAACGCCGTCTCAACCTGATAAAAAAGCTTCCTTTGTCAACTCACATCTCGGCGTTCAGCCAAATATCTCGGCAGATCAGGCTGAAGAGATTCTTAACTCGCGTCTTAATATTCAGCCACCAACTGCTACAGATAACCTGGACTCAGAAAAAGGCATAGACTACACCAGACTGCGCGACCTACTAGCAGCAGAAAACTGGAAAGAAGCCGACCAAGAAACCTATCGGGTGATGATTAAAGCAGTAGGTAAGAAAGAAGGCGATTGGTTCACGGAAGGCGAACTGTTAAATTTTCCTTGCACCGACTTACGGACAATTGACCGCTTATGGGTAAAATATAGCAATGGACATTTTGGCTTCAGCGTCCAGAAGGAAATTTACTTGAGCGTTGGCGGTAAAGCAGACGGCAATTATGATTCAGAAGCCTGGAAAAAATTCGGCGATCGCGTAGGATGGAGAGTGAATGGAAGCTGGATAAGATATAGTAACGTGACTTTTGATACCTCATCCCCAAGAGGACACCTCCCCATTAATATTTTTGTGGTGTGGTTAAGATTGGAGTTAATAAGAGGGAGCAAGTTCTCTTCTCTCGCATCGAAACTTGTAAACTGTAACATCTAA